A region of the Micropterus dolomieu isolate WLL.071019.BEF.003 ecotype Adirondacks linkage group LG10, ASM2129224v1, whole genome shotgun sequence genome:
CGACGCCCGCCGGACGAGAGGACAGCTTCTCGAAACAGACCTGGACCTGCTCTGCGATTCCTGCAGggacacaaacagcagctggtTCAGGTTCAGGATCAGGTTCAGGATCAGGTTCAGCACCGGACCAGAGAACATCCGCACAACATGCAGCTTCGAGCGAACAGGCTAACCGGAGGTTCACAATCCTGACCGAGCCTCGGCGTGGTTCATCCGTCTCCTGCTTCAGACAGATCTGTGATATATTTGCATCAGACGTCTGTCGCTGAAACTCAGATtcttacttttctttttcataatgACAgttttctccttcttgttcATGCAGAGAGGTTTCTTAGGTTTCCACTGTTTCCTGCGGACGAGAGAGATGAAACATCAACACGATGACGTTTACAAAACAAAGACGACATCACCTGAAGAAAGTCAGTGAAAGCTGAAACTCGTAAACCTAAAACTTCAAGACTCCGACCTGAGAACAGGAAGTCTGCAGACGGGAGAACTAAGAGCGTTTCTGAGTTTTTAAACCTCAGGTGGTTCAGATCTCACCTGGCGATGTCGCGGTCTCTCCTCTGCTGACCCCGGATCAGAGCGGCCTGCAGCAGCCTGAACCACCTCCTCAGGCTGAACATGTTTCCTGCaggaacattttattattattattaaagactTCACCTGAACGACTCGAGCGTGCGGCTGAAGGACTCACCTGCGTCGTCACGGTCGCCTGCTTCATTGGACAAATCCCTGAAAGACACAAACAGTTTTAAACTCTTCAAATAAaactttcttcattttctttttgcctCCGGACAGGAAACGCATCACAGCTGATCTTGTTCCTGATTGGCCCTAAAACGTCCCTGAATGTTTTTCCTCAGCGGGTTCTCTTGTTCCAGCTCCAAACCAACCGCTCCAGGAACGAACAGATTAAGGCGCCGTTACCATTCAGTGTGGTCGTCCAGGCCGAAGAGGAGCTTCATGGTGACGATGATGAGGGCGGCGGTCTGGACGTCGTACCGCGGCAGGACGGGACAAGACGAGGCGTCCAACGTGTGGAGCGTCTGATCCGCCATACCGGCGTGCTCCATCAGCCGGCAGACCCACAGGTGGAGGTCGTCTGGGAAACAAGGACGCCACGCCATCAGCACGCCATGCGTTTAAACCAGGTGGGAAGTACTATcagtactgtagtactgttagtaTCAGTAGTACTACTGgtactattactactgttaGTACTGTAGTACAGTTTGTACCAGTACTACCATTAGCATCAATAGCAGTACTAGTAGTTTTGTTAGAACCAGTGTTACAGTCAGTAGTACAGTCAGTAGTACCAGTGGTACAGTCAGTAGTACAGTCAGTAGTACAGTCAGTAGTACCAGTAGTACAGTTAGTAGTACCAGTAGTACAGTCAGTAGTACCAGTGGTACAGTCAGTAGTACAGTCAGTAGTACAGTCAGTAGTACCAGTAGTACAGTTAGTAGTACCAGTAGTACAGTTAGTAGTACCAGTGGTACAGTCAGTAGTACAGTCAGTAGTACAGTCAGTAGTACAGTTAGTAGTACAGTTAGTAGTACCAGTGGTACAGTCAGTAGTACAGTCAGCAGTACAGTCAGTAGTACAGTCAGTAGTACAGTGCAGTAGTACAGTGCAGTAGTACAGTTAGTAGTACCAGTGGTACAGTCAGTAGTACAGTCAGCAGTACAGTCAGCAGTACAGTCAGCAGTACAGTCAGCAGTACAGTCAGCAGTACAGTGCAGTAGTACAGTgcagtagtactgcagtactgttaCCGGGCAGGTTGGCGTCCGTCAGGTAGCGCAGGCTGAGCAGAGCCGGGTGCAGCAGACTCTGCTGGCTGATTGGAGGAAAAGCAGGAAGCTGCAGGAACTGGACCAGAGTCTGAGCCTCCTTGTGGACCTCCTGGTGGGACGGGACCCTCTGAGGAGAGAAACTACCTTCAGTCAGACAGTTTCACCCGCTGAAGGTTCGGTACCTGACGACAGAGTCCTGGATTATCCAGAGTCTGACCTCCACTCTGAAGATCAGACCGTCTTTGCCCTCGAGCCTCATCTCCTCGGGAAGTTCTTCGTAAGCGTTCACATACGGGACGCGGCCTTCGTTCACCAACCTGAAACCAAACACATCGACTGACTGCTCCAGGACCTTCCAGGGCTTTCCAGGACCTACCCCGGAGCCTCCGGGGCGTCATGGTGTTTCAGCAGGTGTGCGTCGTTACCTGAGCAGGTCGCTGAGCGTCAGCGGCTCCCGGATCCAGATCAGAGCCAGGTGGATCAGAGCCAACGTCTTCTTCATGGTCATGAGACCGCGGGCCCGCCTCAGCCGGGTCGACAGGTAGCTGACGGCGTCCACGGAGCCCGACCACTGCGACCAATCGCTGGAGCTCTCTGAGGAGGTAACggagacattttttatttacgTTTAACGTCCTGGAGTAGTTCAGAGAGACTTCAGACTGTTGGTTCAGTTTATCTGATTCCAGAAGTCTGTAAACTTATcggattataaaaaaaataaaacacctgtATTTGTGTATTGGACAGTAGTTTCTCTGTAAAAAcagattattattcattttattttgaaaatcccaGAATATCTCCGTGGTTATCTGCCTCCATGTTGAGTCAAAGTGACCCGAGGACATCAGATATTTAGAAACGTGTTTTAATAAACCGGCCCAGAGTCCACTGAGTTTCTGGCACATTTGACTCCACCTGCATTCGACCCGGCGGTGCTGGACAGNNNNNNNNNNNNNNNNNNNNGAAACATCAACACGATGACGTTTACAAAACAAAGACGACATCACCTGAAGAAAGTCAGTGAAAGCTGAAACTCGTAAACCTAAAACTTCAAGACTCCGACCTGAGAACAGGAAGTCTGCAGACGGGAGAACTAAGAGCGTTTCTGAGTTTTTAAACCTCAGGTGGTTCAGATCTCACCTGGCGATGTCGCGGTCTCTCCTCTGCTGACCCCGGATCAGAGCGGCCTGCAGCAGCCTGAACCACCTCCTCAGGCTGAACATGTTTCCTGCaggaacattttattattattattaaagactTCACCTGAACGACTCGAGCGTGCGGCTGAAGGACTCACCTGCGTCGTCACGGTCGCCTGCTTCATTGGACAAATCCCTGAAAGACACAAACAGTTTTAAACTCTTCAAATAAaactttcttcattttctttttgcctCCGGACAGGAAACGCATCACAGCTGATCTTGTTCCTGATTGGCCCTAAAACGTCCCTGAATGTTTTTCCTCAGCGGGTTCTCTTGTTCCAGCTCCAAACCAACCGCTCCAGGAACGAACAGATTAAGGCGCCGTTACCATTCAGTGTGGTCGTCCAGGCCGAAGAGGAGCTTCATGGTGACGATGATGAGGGCGGCGGTCTGGACGTCGTACCGCGGCAGGACGGGACAAGACGAGGCGTCCAACGTGTGGAGCGTCTGATCCGCCATACCGGCGTGCTCCATCAGCCGGCAGACCCACAGGTGGAGGTCGTCTGGGAAACAAGGACGCCACGCCATCAGCACGCCATGCGTTTAAACCAGGTGGGAAGTACTATCAGTACTGTACAGTTACAGTACAGTTAGTGGTACCAGTAGTACAGTTAGTAGTACAGTTACTTTTACCAGTAGTACAGTTAGTGGTACCAGTAGTACAGTTAGTAGTACAGTTACTTTTACCAGTAGTAAAGTAAGTGGTACCAGTAGTACAGTTAGTAGTACAGTTAGTGGTACCAGTAGTACAGTAAGTGGTACCAGTAGTACAGTAAGTGGTACCAGTAGTACAGTTAGTAGTACAGTTAGTGGTACCAGTAGTACAGTTAGTAGTACTGTAGTACAGTTAGTGGTACAGTTAGTGGTACCAGTAGTACAGTTAGTGGTACCAGTAGTACAGTTAGTAGTACAGTTACTTTTACCAGTAGTACAGTAAGTGGTACCAGTAGTACAGTTAGTGGTACCAGTAGTACAGTTAGTAGTACTGTAGTACAGTTAGTGGTACAGTTAGTGGTACCAGTAGTACAGTTAGTGGTACCAGTAGTACAGTTAGTGGTACCAGTAGTACAGTTAGTAGTACAGTTACTTTTACCAGTAGTACAGTTAGTGGTACCAGTAGTACAGTTAGTGGTACAGTTAGTGGTACCAGTAGTACAGTTAGTGGTACCAGTAGTACAGTTAGTGGTACCAGTAGTACAGTTAGTAGTACAGTTAGTAGTACAGTTAGTGGTACCAGTAGTACAGTTAGTGGTACCAGTAGTACAGTTAGTAGTGTCATTAGCATCAGAAGTAGTAGTGTAGTACAGTTAGTGGTACCAGTAGTACAGTTAGTGGTACCAGTAGTACAGTTAGTGGTACAGTTACTTTTACCAGTAGTACAGTTAGTGGTACCAGTAGTACAGTTAGTGGTACAGTTAGTGGTACAGTTAGTAGTGTCATTAGCATCAGAAGTAGTAGTGTAGTACAGTTAGTGGTACCAGTAGTACAGTTAGTGGTACCAGTAGTACAGTTAGTAGTACAGTTAGTAGTACTGTAGTACAGTTAGTAGTACTGTAGAACAGTTAGTGGTACAGTTAGTGGTACCAGTAGTACAGTTAGTAGTACTGTAGTACAGTTAGTAGTACTGTAGTACAGTTAGTAGTACTGTAGAACAGTTAGTGGTACCAGTAGTACAGTTAGTGGTACCAGTAGTACAGTTAGTTGTACAGTTAGTGGTACCAGTAGTACAGTTAGTGGTACCAGTAGTACAGTTAGTGGTACCAGTAGTACAGTTAGTAGTACAGTTAGTAGTACAGTTACTTTTACCAGTAGTACAGTTAGTAGTACCAGTAGTACAGTTAGTGGTACCAGTAGTACAGTTAGTGGTACTGTAGAACAGTTAGTGGTACTGTAGAACAGTTAGTGGTACAGTTAGTGGTACCAGTAGTACAGTTAGTAGTACAGTTAGTAGTACTGTAGTACAGTTAGTAGTACTGTAGAACAGTTAGTGGTACAGTTAGTGGTACCAGTAGTACAGTTAGTAGTACAGTTAGTAGTACTGTAGTACAGTTAGTAGTACTGTAGAACAGTTAGTGGTACAGTTAGTGGTACCAGTAGTACAGTTAGTTGTACAGTTACTTTTACCAGTAGTACAGTTAGTGGTACCAGTAGTACAGTTAGTGGTACCAGTAGTACAGTTAGTAGTACAGTTAGTAGTACAGTTAGTTTTACCAGTAGTACAGTTAGTGGTACCAGTAGTACAGTTAGTGGTACCAGTAGTACAGTTAGTAGTACAGTTACTTTTACCAGTAGTACAGTTAGTGGTACCAGTAGTACAGTTAGTGGTACCAGTAGTACAGTTAGTGGTACCAGTAGTACAGTTAGTAGTACAGTTAGTGGTGTCGTTAGCATCAGTAGTAGTACTGTAGTACAGTTAGTAGTACTGTAGTACAGTTAGTGGTACAGTTACTTTTACCAGTAGTACAGTTAGTAGTACAGTTAGTGGTGTCGTTAGCATCAGTAGTAGTACTGTAGTACAGTTAGTAGTACAGTgcagtagtactgcagtactgttaCCGGGCAGGTTGGCGTCCGTCAGGTAGCGCAGGCTGAGCAGAGCCGGGTGCAGCAGACTCTGCCGGCTGATTGGAGGAAAAGCAGGAAGCTGCAGGAACTGGACCAGAGTCTGAGCCTCCTTGTGGACCTCCTGGTGGGACGGGACCCTCTGAGGAGAGAAACTACCTTCAGTCAGACAGTTTCACCCGCTGAAGGTTCGGTACCTGAAGACAGAGTCCTGGATTATCCAGAGTCTGACCTCCACTCTGAAGATCAGACCGTCTTTGCCCTCGAGCCTCATCTCCTCGGGAAGTTCTTCGTAAGCGTTCACATACGGGACGCGGCCTTCGTTCACCAACCTGAAACCAAACACATCGACTGACTGCTCCAGGACCTTCCAGGGCTTTCCAGGACCTACCCCGGAGCCTCCGGGGCGTCATGGTGTTTCAGCAGGTGTGCGTCGTTACCTGAGCAGGTCGCTGAGCGTCAGCGGCTCCCGGATCCAGATCAGAGCCAGGTGGATCAGAGCCAACGTCTTCTTCATGGTCATGAGACCGCGGGCCCGCCTCAGCCGGGTCGACAGGTAGCTGACGGCGTCCACGGAGCCCGACCACTGCGACCAATCGCTGGAGCTCTCTGAGGAGGTAACggagacattttttatttacgTTTAACGTCCTGGAGTAGTTCAGAGAGACTTCAGACTGTTGGTTCAGTTTATCTGATTCCAGAAGTCTGTAAACTTATcggattataaaaaaaataaaacacctgtATTTGTGTATTGGACAGTAGTTTCTCTGTAAAAAcagattattattcattttattttgaaaatcccaGAATATCTCCGTGGTTATCTGCCTCCATGTTGAGTCAAAGTGACCCGAGGACATCAGATATTTAGAAACGTGTTTTAATAAACCGGCCCAGAGTCCACTGAGTTTCTGGCACATTTGACTCCACCTGCATTCGACCCGGCGGTGCTGGACAGNNNNNNNNNNNNNNNNNNNNNNNNNNNNNNNNNNNNNNNNNNNNNNNNNNNNNNNNNNNNNNNNNNNNNNNNNNNNNNNNNNNNNNNNNNNNNNNNNNNNGACAGAGTCCTGGATTATCCAGAGTCTGACCTCCACTCTGAAGATCAGACCGTCTTTGCCCTCGAGCCTCATCTCCTCGGGAAGTTCTTCGTAAGCGTTCACATACGGGACGCGGCCTTCGTTCACCAACCTGAAACCAAACACATCGACTGACTGCTCCAGGACCTTCCAGGGCTTTCCAGGACCTACCCCGGAGCCTCCGGGGCGTCATGGTGTTTCAGCAGGTGTGCGTCGTTACCTGAGCAGGTCGCTGAGCGTCAGCGGCTCCCGGATCCAGATCAGAGCCAGGTGGATCAGAGCCAACGTCTTCTTCATGGTCATGAGACCGCGGGCCCGCCTCAGCCGGGTCGACAGGTAGCTGACGGCGTCCACGGAGCCCGACCACTGCGACCAATCGCTGGAGCTCTCTGAGGAGGTAACggagacattttttatttacgTTTAACGTCCTGGAGTAGTTCAGAGAGACTTCAGACTGTTGGTTCAGTTTATCTGATTCCAGAAGTCTGTAAACTTATcggattataaaaaaaataaaacacctgtATTTGTGTATTGGACAGTAGTTTCTCTGTAAAAAcagattattattcattttattttgaaaatcccaGAATATCTCCGTGGTTATCTGCCTCCATGTTGAGTCAAAGTGACCCGAGGACATCAGATATTTAGAAACGTGTTTTAATAAACCGGCCCAGAGTCCACTGAGTTTCTGGCACATTTGACTCCACCTGCATTCGACCCGGCGGTGCTGGACAGATTAGCCTCTCCGTCCGTCTCGCTGGCCGACACGGCGGACGACTCGGGCGCACTGTCCGAGTCAGAGTCCGGACCTCGCTGAGGAGAGACGGACGGCTCATGAGCTCACGATCAAATCAGCTTTACATCACAAAAGttaaagtttattaaatattCGATAAAACTCTTGAAACGACAGCAGAGCTCTGAAAACGGACCTGAAGGTTTCCAGTAGGACAGATGAGACAAAAAGAGACGCTGATATAAAATAAACCGTCTAAACTTTTTTTATGATTTAAGAAACTGAGCCGAGGTGATGTCTTTTATTTGAGAACAACAGATCAAGGTgagagccaatcagaagcagagaagcgGCGCTTAATTTATACTCCTGCTGTAGCTTTATGCAGAAACCGTCGCCTCACGTTTAAACTTGTGCGTTGGAGTCTCTGCAGTTACACCTTGAATAATAATCATGAGCTCTTCTAACTTTCCAAATGTttccgaccgaatggatcaaaGTGACGGTGAAACATGATTTGATTGCACCTAAATTCAGCGGCGGTGCAGCTACATTTTTCACTCAGCAGTGCAACACTAGTCTGGAGCTctgaagttatttatttaacagcgTTTTAATGAACTTAACTCTGCTGCTGTCTCATTCTTCAGTCAAACTTATCGATCGATAAATTAAGCTGCTGAACTTTATACTTCCTCATCCGGACGAAGAGTATTTGGACCGAGCGGCTTGAACTGACCACTTTAAACTTGGCGCTCCTCACTGGGTTGTGGGTGTAGGCCTGCCGACTCCTCTGCAGGTAGATCCTCCACAGCTGACACAGCACGTCGTCCTGAAACAACACAGTCAGTAAAGCCTCTCCTCAGGGACCAGATCCAGCTCTGAGTCCTGGTCTAATGAACACAGACGGACCTTAAAGTGAGGACTGACTCCCAGTTTGAGCAGAGCGTCGGCCTGGTTCCTCAGGATGAACTGGAAACCCTCGCAGATCATCCACTCACGGCCGCGCTCTGAGAAAACACAATCCAGGAAGTCAAGATcaccaaaacacagaaatctGTAGAAATTCTGCTTCCATCATGAAACtagaacatttaaatatttgtttacactttaaatgtcacaaaacgTCCAGCAGAGTTTTCCAGAGCTCAAGACGACGACTTCAAATGTCTCGTTTTGCCCGAACAACATCTCAAAACCCCCGAACTATAATCATCTCACTGTGATAATAAACTGATCATGTAAAGTGATCCGGTCGGTGGATGAATCGAACGATATCTGCACTCAGGAGGCCGACAAACAGGAAGTGTCTGCAGGCGGCCTCGTCAGGGAGCTGCTGGTGAACGATGTCAGCGCTCCTTCCTGCGAGTTTGTTTAGTTTAGAGCCATAAATGCTCCAAATAT
Encoded here:
- the taf1b gene encoding TATA box-binding protein-associated factor RNA polymerase I subunit B, which gives rise to MDEEYTAGYREPCAQCAAVDWGVSDEGRFYCRSCHMVIERTREVVDATFTPGANRISTIGRGARTKGPERGREWMICEGFQFILRNQADALLKLGVSPHFKDDVLCQLWRIYLQRSRQAYTHNPVRSAKFKVRGPDSDSDSAPESSAVSASETDGEANLSSTAGSNAESSSDWSQWSGSVDAVSYLSTRLRRARGLMTMKKTLALIHLALIWIREPLTLSDLLRLVNEGRVPYVNAYEELPEEMRLEGKDGLIFRVERVPSHQEVHKEAQTLVQFLQLPAFPPISRQSLLHPALLSLRYLTDANLPDDLHLWVCRLMEHAGMADQTLHTLDASSCPVLPRYDVQTAALIIVTMKLLFGLDDHTEWDLSNEAGDRDDAGNMFSLRRWFRLLQAALIRGQQRRDRDIARKQWKPKKPLCMNKKEKTVIMKKKRIAEQVQVCFEKLSSRPAGVERGIPSSFRFCWGDEDGADGPSLHQKKLDGVLTLKHKVLTPSNATYWHPALRRCDPRKCRSHYSEVEATLPRTFVWLLQLFCFLLDVKPAYLYEEVLRVERRAFGGKTPRRRKTRATTRTETRTRTRSETRTRTEPRTRAEHRTPQRR